The stretch of DNA GTACAGCGCTGTGAGCAGTCGTATAACAAACTTCGTGATGAGCTTTCGAAGGTGATCGTGGGGCAGGGGGATGTCATTGAGCAGGTGCTGGTGGCTATCTTTGCACGCGGGCATGCATTGCTGGAAGGGGTGCCTGGTCTCGCCAAAACCCTGCTGGTCAGCTCGTTAGCCCAGGCCCTGCATCTGTCGTTTAAGCGGATTCAATTCACTCCCGATTTAATGCCCAGCGATGTCTCCGGGACAGATATCATTCAGGAGAATCTGCAGACGCGTGAGCGTGAGTATCGATTTCTGCCGGGTCCACTATTCGCCAACATGATTCTTGCGGATGAAATCAACCGAACTCCTCCCAAAACACAGGCCGCGATGCTCGAAGCCATGCAGGAACGGCAGGTTTCTGCGGGTGGAAAAGTCCACAAGCTGCCGAATCCGTTCTTTGTCCTGGCCACCCAAAATCCGCTCGAGCAGGAAGGCACCTATCCTTTACCGGAAGCACAGCTTGACCGCTTCCTGTTGCATATTCGCGTCGATTATCCGTCGGCGGCCGACGAGTGGGAGGTTGCCCGAAGAGTCACTTCAGGTGAAATGGGCACCATCGAACCTGTCATGACTGCCGCCGATATTGTCGAGTTTCAGAAACTCGTCACGAGAGTTCCCGTCAGCGATCAGGTGCTGGGATATGCCTGGGCACTCGTGCGTGGTTCTCGGCCCAATTCCAAAGAGGCTCGCGAGTTTGTCAACAAGTGGGTCAACTGGGGTGCCGGCCCGCGCGGCGTGATCACTTTAGTCACATGTGCGAAAGCCAGAGCCGTCCTTTACGGTCGATATCATGCGACCACGGCTGATGTTCAGGCGATCGCACGGGGCGCTTTGCGTCATCGAATTGCACCGAATTATGCTGCGCAAGCTGCGGATATCAACAGCGATCGTTTGATCGAGATGCTGCTCGAAGAAATCCCTGCTGACCGAAAATACTCCAAACCAGCAGCCGTCGCGGTGTAGTGTCAACGGTTCGTCGAATTGCATTTCTTTGAGGATGGCCCATGGCTGGCAGTCTGTTATCCCGCTACCTCGATGCGGAAACACTCGGTCGAGTGGCGGATCGAACCATTGAGCCGCGGGGGATGGTGCTGGGCAATCTTGCCGGTGCTCACAAATCTCCCCTTTGTGGCTTTGCTGTTGAGTTCGCCAGTCATCGCGAGTACGTGCTTGGTGATGATGTCCGGCACATTGACTGGCGTTTGTACTACAAGAGGGATCGTTACTTCATCAAGCAGTACGAGATGGAGACGAACTTCGTCGCCCATCTGATTCTCGATATCAGTGCTTCGATGAGATATGGCGACGGGCTCGAACAAAAACTTGCATACGCAGCCCAGCTGGCAACGACTCTGGGTTATTCGATTGTCCGGCAGAACGATAAAGTCTCATTAGCTACGTTTGATAATCGCGTTCGCGGCTCGATTCCTGCCGGTAATTCGATGTCACAAATCATACGTATGGCCCGGCATCTGGATGAATGCGATGCGGTTGACAAGACCGATATGGCCAGTTGCCTGTCGCAACTCAACAGCCGTTTTGCGCGTCGTGAAATCATCATGATCTTCAGT from Planctopirus ephydatiae encodes:
- a CDS encoding AAA family ATPase — its product is MSEIQNSDDLATVQRCEQSYNKLRDELSKVIVGQGDVIEQVLVAIFARGHALLEGVPGLAKTLLVSSLAQALHLSFKRIQFTPDLMPSDVSGTDIIQENLQTREREYRFLPGPLFANMILADEINRTPPKTQAAMLEAMQERQVSAGGKVHKLPNPFFVLATQNPLEQEGTYPLPEAQLDRFLLHIRVDYPSAADEWEVARRVTSGEMGTIEPVMTAADIVEFQKLVTRVPVSDQVLGYAWALVRGSRPNSKEAREFVNKWVNWGAGPRGVITLVTCAKARAVLYGRYHATTADVQAIARGALRHRIAPNYAAQAADINSDRLIEMLLEEIPADRKYSKPAAVAV
- a CDS encoding DUF58 domain-containing protein, which encodes MAGSLLSRYLDAETLGRVADRTIEPRGMVLGNLAGAHKSPLCGFAVEFASHREYVLGDDVRHIDWRLYYKRDRYFIKQYEMETNFVAHLILDISASMRYGDGLEQKLAYAAQLATTLGYSIVRQNDKVSLATFDNRVRGSIPAGNSMSQIIRMARHLDECDAVDKTDMASCLSQLNSRFARREIIMIFSDFLTDVESLEPVLQRMRYNNHEVVLFHVLHHHEVAFDFTGMVKFKGLELPEEYLTQTEDVRREYLAAFNEYLENFKQMCLRNRIEHIVMDTRIPVAETLIDYLNRRSLVKAIR